The genomic stretch GATTCGATAGCTCCTCCATGAATTTTCGGCCGGCGGTCGAAGACAGTGCTCTAGTACCCTCGAAGCGTGCTGACTGGGAGACCCGCTATATCACCTTTGGTTCAGAGGCGACTGTTGCGGGCATCTTCAGCTTTGCAACGATGGCCCTAGCCTCTCTTGCATCTCTGGCTGAAACCAAGACGTGGAGATTGAGAATCTCAAACCGTCGTGAGCACTGAGAACAAGTCTTGCCCTTGTTTCTAGAATCGACAATCTGATAGGCCTGACAACGTGGGCATTTGATTATCCAGAACTTCTTTCTGTCAGTCACAGCGTTCTCTCCAATTCTATTGGGTCATAGCGAGCGAGCCAGTTCACAATTCCTGACTTGCCATTGCTTCCTCTCGACAAAGCGCGTCGTGTTTCCCTGTAAATCGCCTGGGCTGACTTTCCAGTGGTGTCAATCTCAAACACTTTCCGTATTCCCAAGAGTGATCGGGATTGTTGGAGGGACGCATCTAAAATCTCTGCCTCGGTGTTCTCCCAAGCTTTCCGCTTGGTCCATCCTCTCGCTCGCAGACGCTTGTAGAGAACAACCGGGTCTAGCCGAAGGACCAAGGCTATTTTCACTGAGTTCTTCGGAAGGAATCCGCCAACCATATGAGTTGGGACAACCATTCTCTCTGATGAACGCGACAGGGCTTCCAGTCGCTTTCGAAGCTTTCGTTCATCGATAACATAGGTCCTCCGAGTTCTGTCATGGCGGGTGTAGAGCCTTTCTTTCTTTACCAGATAGCTAGGTTCGACTAGTTTGAAACCTAGCCTCCGCGAGAGATTCTTGGCCAGTGCCGTCTTGCCGACCCCCGGGGTGCCGGTAATGAGAATAATGTTGGCCAAGTTTGTGATCTAGTGCTCCGGCCGGGACATTCAGACTCCTTTAGAGCCTTTTGAACCCGGGTCGCCGGATCGAGAGTCCGGCATACTTTCGGCCAAACTTGTAGACCGGGCTATACTACCGGAGCAAAGGCTTCCAGAAAATAAGTTTCAGTTAAGGATTGTCGTTTTCTCCAACCACTTTCCAGCACTGACTCGAGCAATTCTCGCCAATGATCAGGAGAGATTGCGACGCAACAGAAGAACCGCAATGAACAACACAATCACGAAAATAATCGTCGCGGCAAGTGCAATCCTTCTGCCTGTTTGTTAGCGGTTTTCCGGTCGGCGGAGGACGGGGAGGCGCGTAGATTGGAGGAATTGAGTTGAAAAATCCGAAGATTGATTCTCCCCTACCTCGGTGTCTCAGAAGCCGAACTGACAAGACAATATGAACGGAGTAGAACGTTTTCGAAGCGAGATAACAGAGTATTCAAGAGGGAACTCGATGCCCCATGAATTCATAGGGCCTAAGGTGCCCGTTCGGTTCTTCCTGATCGCCTGATTATTCCGGAGGCGGACCGCCCTTCGGCGGAGGAGGCGGTTTAGCCGCGGCGATTACATCATCGATTCTCAGTATCATCGAAGCTACCTCTACTGCCGATCCGATCGCGTGTTCTTTGACTTTTACCGGCTCCAGAACTCCTTCCTTCCACATATCGGAGACTTGGCCAGTGTGAACGTTGATTCCACTCCACAAGCCCTTATTTTCGTGAGCTGCTCGTAGAGCCACTAGGATGTCAATCTGTTCCAGGCCCGCGTTGTCGGACAGGGTTCGTGGAATCGATTCCAGCGAATCGGCGAAAGCCTCAACTGCGAGCTGTTCTCTGCCCCCTATTTTCGGGGCAAGATCGCGGATTCGCTTTGCCAGCTCAACCTCAACAGCCCCGCCACCTGCAACTATCTTGTTCTTCTTGACAACATCGATAACGACAGAGAGTGCATCTTTGAGGGCTCTCTCGGCCTCGTCAACTAATCTTTCGAGACCGGCTCTAATGAGGATGCTAACGGACTTCGGGTCCTTTGCGCCTTCTATGAAAACCATCTTGTCATCGCCAATTTTTCGCTCTTCGACGAGACCTGCGAGTCCTAAGTCCGCGCTGCGAATGTCTTCTAAGTTGGTGATAATCCGTGCGCCAGTAGCTCTTGACAGTTTTTCGATGTCAGATTTCTTGATTCGTCTCGCCGCCAAGATTCCGTTCTTAGCCATGAATGACTGAGCTACTTCGTCGATACCCTTCTGGCAGAGAACAACGTTTGCGCCAGATTTCTTGATCTTCTCAACCATGTCCTTCATCAGTTTCGTCTCTTCATCGAGGAAGGACTGCATTTGCTGCGGATTGCTAATCTTGATTTCAGCGCTAAACTCAGTCTTCTCAATCTCTAACGGAGTATCCAATAGTGCAATCTTTGCTTTTTCGATCCTCTTCGGCATTCCAGGGTGAACAACTTCCTTGTCCACTATGACTCCCTTGATCAGCTCGGTATCGAGGAGGCTCTTACCCTCCTTCTTTACTAGCTGAATGTTCTCGATATCGGCAGTGAACCCATCACCCCTCTTTTCGATGACGTGGTTAACTGCATCGACAGCAATATTCGCAAAGTGTTCAGTCGCGCCTCCCAGCGACTTGCCGCGCATAGCGGTTACGGCAATCTTACGAAGGGTCTCTGTGTCCTTCAGGTCTACTGTTTTTCCGATCTCGTTGAGAATCTCTCGGGCCTTGTCCCCAGCCTTCTTGAATCCCGCGTTAATGACGGTCGGGTGCAAGCCCTGGTCAAGCAGGAATTCCGCGCGCTTCAATAGTTCGCCTGCGAGAACAACGACGGATGTTGTTCCATCGCCTACTTCGTCGTCTTGGGTCTTGGCTATCTCTACAAGCATCTTCGCAGCGGGATGCTGAACATCTAACTCATCAAGAACGGTAGCCCCATCACTTGTTACCGTAACATCACCAAGGCTGTCGACAAGCATTTTGTCCATACCTCGGGGCCCAAGGGTCGTCTTGACAACCTCTGAGACGATCCTAGCAGCGCTAATGTTGCTTCTCTGTGCATCCTTTCCGCGATTACGTGCGGATCCTTCCTTCAAAATCAAAACTTGTTGGTTTGCGAGATATGACATCTACTCTTAGCACTCGGAAAGAGGGGCCGGCGGAGTTGCGAATAAAAACCTTATCTCAAGTGCGGGCGAGTTTGAGGCTATTCCTTCTGTATGCGCTTGACAGCGAGACGGATATCCTCTGATCTCACCGTTTTTCGCCCTGCGTGCGTTGCGAGTTCCAGAGCTTCCTTGCCGACCCGGATGGCAAACTCTTCAACCACCTTTCGCAGTTCCTCCGCTGCATCGTCCCCTATTCGCCCGGCCCCGCCCCGTTTTATGAGCCGATGCACTGCAGCGGTTGATATCTCGCTCTCTCCCAAGGATGGGACCGATTTTGGTTCCCAAACCAGACTATAAAAGAGTTAGTCGAACGTAACCGCGCTTTCGCGCCAATATTTAAAAGTCCAGCAGAAGGTCCGCGGACTTCTCGGATGTGCTAGCGTGGGAAAAGTTCGGATAGCCGCGGTCAAAAAAGTTTCGAGAGAACTCGTCGCCCGGTATCCGGACAAGTTCAGCAAGAATTATGAAGAGAACAAAGTCGCACTCTCAACCCTTGTTGATGCGAGAACTAAACGACTACGAAACAGGATAGTCGGTTACGTTACCCGGCTTAAGATAGTTGAAGCGAAACGCGCCGCAGCACCCGGTGAAATCGGACCCGAAGGAACAGACGACCAAGCATAGTACACGCTGGCCTAGCAGCGTTTTGGAAGCCCCTTCTTCCCTGAAAGGCTACTCGATTGCTGGCGCCAGAATACCCATTCTTATCGCGCTAATGAAGGCATCAAATCTCAAGCCGCATGAAGAAACGGTTCCCGAAGACCTCAAGAGACTTGTCAACGCCCTAGAAGAAAACCCGGTTCTGCGACACCCAATAATCGCAGACAGGAGAACGGGAATCGTTCTAGACGGGACGCACAGATTGGCCGCAATTAAGCAGTTAGAGTGCAACTTCATCCCCTCGGCCCTCGTAGACTACGGCGACCCTCAAATCGCGATTGAAAGATGGTTTAGATTGTTTTCAGGATCGAACGTTGCGAAGCTCGAGAACGACCTTAGGCGACTCAACCATAGGGAAGCGAGCCGAGAAGAATGTGAGGACGGACTTTCAAAGAGGCGATGGTATGCGACGGTCGAGAGACCCCTGTCTCGTTTGGCCTTCCCCATCCGTAGTCCAGATCCCTACGAGATGGTCCGAGACTCCCACAGCATCGAAATCACTGCTCGAGAGCACGACGTTGGCATCGCATATCAGGACAAGAAGAACACGGAAACCGGAGGTCCGGGGAGCCTTATTATGTCAACGATCAGGATCGAGAAAAAAGAGGTCGTCGAGACCGTCGAGAAAGGAAAGTTGTTCCCGCCGAAATCCACTCGCCACCTCGTTCCCTCAAGGCCCCTAGGGGGTGGAGTCCCTATCGATTGGCTACAGGTTTCGGATTTTTCCGAAGCGCAATCCCGATATCAGAAATATATCCGATCGAGGAAGGTCAAACGGTTACCCGAAGGGTCAAGGGTTGGGAGTAGACGCTACTTAGAGGAGGTTTTCCTGTTTGAATGAAACGCTGAACGTGCCCGCGGATGCCATTCCAGTGAAACTTATCGGAGTCCTCGGCTCGGCCGCAGGAAACAGGGAAATCAAGCTGCCGACCTCCAACACTCTAACCGTCCAAGAACTAATCTCGACGCTCTTGAAGGGCGTAGACAACAATTCTTTCAGAGAACTCTTGGTCGACGCAGGAACTGAGGACCCAAGACCGAACGTGATCATACTATTGAACGATCAGGATTGCAATGTATTCGAAGGACTGAAGACGCAGATCGAGCCTGGGACGAGGGTTACCATTATTCCCGTGGCGCACGGGGGCTAGACTTCAACTATCTCGCACTTTAGTCGCTTGATAACGTCGTCGGCCCTTTCCAATTTCACCTTGTGGGTGTAGAGCTGCCGCGGAGTCCTTAGCTTTAGCTTGACCAAATCCTTCGCTCGCTTTACTCGGCACTCTAGAGCGCCCTCTGATAGGCTGACAAATTTGTCTGTGCTTGTGATTTCCGATGGCATCTTTCGGACCTTGTTAGTCCGGAGCTTGCCTCTCTCTATAAACGGTTCGCCTCAATCGGCCCATCGAGAACCCTGGTGGTCCTGAGACCGGCCCCTTTTTCCCAAACATCCTTTCCTCAACGATCCCTTGGGGGTCGATTCCTCCCCCGTCGCACCCTTCACGAAAATCCCCAACCGAACAAATTCGAGAAAAAATCCATGAGCTCTAATATCACCTCAACCCAAACAAGCTACGTGTGATTCTTAGTTGATCCGGATAGGCATCATCGGAAAGACAAATACCGGGAAAACTACTTTCTTCAACGCGGCAACGTCCAGCACGGCGGAAGTCTCAACCTATCCGTTTACAACAAAGAAACCCAACACCGCTCTCGGTCAAGTTCAGACCCTCTGTGTCTGCAGAGAACTCGGCTTGAAAGATCGACCCCGCAACTCGAAGTGCGTAGATGGCTGGCGATTCATTCCTGTCGAGGTGCTCGACCTCCCTGGGTTGATCAAGGGAGCATGGAAGGGAAAAGGGCTCGGAACACAGTTCCTGAACGTAGTAGCACAAGCAGATGCACTTCTCCACGTGGTCGACGCCTCAGGGAGCATCGACTCAGATGGCAAGATCGCCCGCGCTGGAATGGGAAATCCAATACTGGACGTCTATGATATTGAAGAGGAGCTAGTTCTCTGGTTCAAAGTGTCTGTCGATAGATCAATGCAAAGGTTACGCAAACGACCTCTTAAGACCGGAGCCTACGACAAAGCCTTCGCCAAGGAACTCGCCGGAATAGGAGTCAAACTAGAACATGTAACAGCTGCTCTTGAGGCGGCAAACCTCTCCACAAGACATCCGAAGGACTGGAAGGAGGAAGATTCAAGAAAATTCTCTGAAAGGCTGCGAGCAGTCTCAAAACCAACTTTGATCATCGCCAACAAGATGGACCTCGCCTACTCCGAGAAGAACCTCGAGAAACTCCGCGAAGAATTCAGCTCTCAGCTCGTCATACCTGCTTCAAGCGAAGCAGAGCTCGCATTGAAACGAGCCCAAGAGAAGGGCTTGATAGAGTATGTTCCGGGTGAAGAGACCTTCATGGTCCTTGACGAATCGCGAATATCCAAGGACCAAGCTTGGGCCCTTGCATACGTGCAGCAAAAGGTCATGACCAAGCTAATGAGGACTGGAGTAGAGTTCGCCCTGAACTCCGCGGTCTTCAAACTACTGGGAATGAACGCTGTATACCCTGTCGAAGATCCGAAGACCTTCGCGGACAAGAAGGGAAACGTTCTACCCGACGTTTTCTTGGTTCCCCGCGAATATACGCCGAAAGATCTGGCCAACGAAATACATTCAGAGCTAGCTGAGAAGATGCTTTATGCGATTGACACCCGCGATGGTTTGAGATTGCCCAATGAATATCTTCTGCGAGATCGAGACGTGATCTCGATCGTCACGGCCGCCCACAAGAAGTAATTTTTCCCGAAAATATTCCTATGAGAATAGGCTAACAAACGTTAATAACAGAACTTCGCCGCGGACACATTCAAACTCTTGAGTTTGAGAAAATGGGCCTAGTTATCAGCGAACTAAAACAGACCCCCGTGGGTGAACAGGAGCTCGAAATTGTTGAGCGAAAAGGGCTCGGACATCCTGACCACATATGCGACGCCGTTATGAACGAAGTCTCCGTCTCTCTGAGTCGAGAATACATCAAACGATACGGCATAGTCATGCACCACAACATCGACAAGGCACTCCTCGCGGCGGGAGCAGTCAGTAGAAATTTTGGAGGCGGGGAAGTCAAACGACCTATGCTAATGGTCTTCGGAGATAGAGCCACATACGAGGTAGATGGTGATCCGATACCTATTGACGAGATAGCAGTTTCGACGGCGAAGAAGTGGTTCAAGAAAAACCTCCGATTCGTTGACCCTGATAGACACGTCCGATACCAAGTTGAGCTAGCACGAGGCTCAGAGGCACTTCGAGACATCTTCAGTAGAAAAGGAAAATTCTATGGCGCAAACGACACATCAGCCGCAGTAGGCTATGCGCCCCTTACTGACACCGAGAGAATTGTTCTTCACACAGAACGCTACATCAACTCTCCCAGCTTCAAGAAAGAATTCCCGGAAACAGGCGAAGACGTCAAGATAATGGGCTCAAGAGAAGGAAAAGATCTAAACCTTACAATTGCCATGGCTTTCGTTGACCGCCTAATTGAGAACGAGAATCAATACTTCCAGCGCAAGGCAGAGGTGGTCGAGGACGTGACGCGCTTTGTCAAGTCAAGGGTGAAATTTGACGGCGTGAATGTTGATATCAATACTCTGGACAAGAGGGGGCGGGGCATGGGAGGAATCTACCTCACAGTGCTCGGAACGTCAGCGGACGACGGTGATGGCGGTCAAGTAGGCCGAGGAAACCGAGTCAACGGCGTCATACCACTCAACCGTCCAACCTGCTCAGAGGCAGCTGCTGGCAAGAACCCTGTTAGCCATGTCGGAAAGATATACAACCTTCTAACCTACGAGATCGCCCAACACGTCCACCAAAAAGTCCCCGGCGTTAGGGAAGTTTACGTCTGGCTGCTGAGCCAAATAGGAAAGCCTATCAACGAACCGAAAGTCGCAGGGGTGGAACTCATCCTTGACAAAGGAGTAGAACTAAAGGGAGTCTCGAAGGCCGCTTCAGAGATCGCAAAATCCGACCTCAACAACATTAACGATTTTACCAAACGCCTGACCGAAGGAAAGATACCGGTCTGCTAGGCCAACAAATCCCATGAGTTCAACCTCACGGGCAGTTCTTGGCTGGATTTCCGCCGTAGCCGCGTTCTTTGTTGTTCTTACGTACGTTCTAGTAATGGGTTTAGCATTCGCACTAGTTACGGTAACCCAACTGGCGAGTGATCTAATGGCTTCTAGCGGAAGACCAGCCCTCGGATTTTTCTACATATACTCAAGGTACACCGTACTCCCCCTATCATTTCTAACCTATGCGTGCATCTTCATTTTCGCACTTTGTTTCGCCGCGGGGTTTAGATCGAGAGACGGCTTCCTCTCAGGTCTGAAAGGATTAACCAAAGTTGGACGAATTACTGGCTCGTCAAACTGGCTTGTTGCCATGCCGCTAATCTCCTCCGGGCTCATTATCATCGTCTTAATCGTGACGTTTGCTCTAAGCCAAGTCGGGGTCCCATCCGGATCACTGTGCGATCCCAACATCAACAGATGTCCGACACAGGCGCAACTCTTTGCTGGCCTAGCTTACGCCCCTATAGGCGAGGAGCTTGCCTACCGAATTATTACGCCGCTGAGTCTCGTAGTGCCCATCAGAATCTTGTGGAGGAGACTCGACACCGGGCAAGGCCCTTCCGCGACCAAGTTTCTCTCAATCGCCGGTCTATCCTTTCTCTCACCTGAACGCGCGAAACACAAGACGGGATATCCTACCTTTGCGGTTAGTGGTTGGCGCGGGGTCCACTGGCTAGAGTGGATCTTCATCTTTGTCTCGTCGGTATTGTTTGGCCTTGCCCATGTTGAATCCGGAGGTGGGACCAGCTGGGGGGCGGGCAAGGTTGTTACAGCGGCTGTCTCTGGCTTCGTCATAGCTATTGTCTATGTTGGGTACGGAGCCTACGCAGCGATACTCCTACACTGGTTTTTCGACTTCTACTTTGAAGTAGCGATCGTTGGAGGCTCTATCTTAGGCGGCCTTTTCTCCATAGTTCCCTATCTCGTTTCTTTGACCGCGCTAGTTGTTGGAGCCTTGTCCCTGCTGGTTGCAATCGCATGGGCAATTAGGAGAGTCAAAAGGAAAATAGTGCTTCGAGAAAGTCCAACGACTTATAAGACACCCGAACCCGAAGCTCCACCTGTTCAGGCGTAGGAGCTTGCATCACCGTCAAGTTCGAAAGAATTGAAGTTGAGCCGTTCAGACCATAAGGAATCCGAGCATTCTTCCGAAAACCAATCAAGATCTAGTCCGGAGTTTGCCCTTGGCAAGAACTATGAACCGGCAGTGGAAGAAACCAAATGGCAGGAGTACTGGCGCCAGAACGACATTTACCACTTCGACGCCCACGAAAAATCCCTCAAGACGTTCAGCATCGACACGCCTCCCCCGTATCCCAGCGGCGACTTTCATGTCGGAAACGCGTTGAACTGGTGCTACATCGATTTCGTAGCACGCTACAAACGGATGAAGGGGTTCAACGTGCACTTTCCCCAAGGCTGGGACTGCCACGGCCTCCCGACAGAAGTTAGAGTTGAACAGACATTCAAAGTGCGAAAAAACGACCTGCCTCCAGAACAGTTCATCGAAATGTGCCGAAAACTCACGGGCGAGTATATCACCAAGATGAAGCAATCAATGAATCGGCTTGGAATATCCTCGGACTGGTCACTAGAATACAGAACAATGGACCCAGCTTACTACAAGCTCACTCAACTTTCCTTCCTCCAACTGTACAAGTCCAACCATCTCTACCGCGGAGAACATCCTGTGAACTGGTGTCCCCGCGACGAAACGGCAATAGCAGAAGCAGAGGTGGTGTACCATGAACGTAAAGGAATCCTATACTTCATGAAGTTCGGATCATCTAACGATAACGTCGAGATCGCATCGACGCGACCGGAACTTCTCGCCGCCTGCGTCGGAATAGCAGTCAACCCAAAGGATGAGAGGTACAAAGCGATTGTAGGAAAAAACATGACGGTGCCAATCTTCGGCCAGAAAGCCCGGGTAATAGCCGACGATGAAGTGGATTCCCAATACGGCACTGGCGCGGTAATGATATGCACCTTCGGGGACAAGACAGACGTCAGATGGCAAAAAAAATACCATCTCCCGGTCATCAAGGCGCTTACAGAAAGCGGCAGATTATCCGTTGATGACCCCCGGTTCAAAGGCCTCAAGACAGAGGAAGCAAGAAAGAAAATTGTTGCAGAGCTACGAGCTCAAGGACTGATCAACAAGACCGAGACAACACAACAGAACATCGGAACATGTTGGCGATGCCAAACGCCCGTCGAGATCATCGCAAGACCCCAATGGTTCATGAAGACCCGGGACATGACACGCAACGTCGTAGAATGGGCTGGAAAGCTGGATTGGATCCCACCCTTCGCCAAGCAACGTCTCATCGATTGGGCCGAATCCCTCGACTGGGACTGGGTAATATCCCGACAGAGAATTTTCGCTACACCGATACCGATCTGGTATTGCACAAAGTGTCACACATCAATACTCCCAGATGAAAGCAAGCTCCCTGTGGATCCTCGAAAGGACAAACCGCCACAAGAAAAATGCTCGAACTGCGGGAGCCAGGAACTTATTGGTGAAACGGACGTGCTTGATACCTGGATGGACTCATCCATAACCGCTCCCGTCCACGCAGGCTGGCCAAACGATTCAGACCTATTCGCAAGACTCTTCCCGGCAGACTTACAACCCAACGGTCTCGATATCGTTCGAACGTGGGACTACTATCTCCTTGTTAGAAATCTCGCGTTATTCCGCACCGCCCCTTACAAAACGCTCCTAATCAACGGGATGGTGAAAGGGACCGATGGTCGTATGATGCACAAATCCTACGGAAACTATGTGGAAGCCGACGAGGCAATCAGAAAAGTGGGAGCAGACGCACTTCGACAATGGGCAGCTGCAGGAGGATCGACCGGCTATGACATACCATTCCGCTGGAACGAACTCGAATACGGGAAAAAGTTCCTGACGAAGCTCTGGAACGTAGCTAGGTTTGTTCTCACCAACAGAACCGAATCCCTTTCTCTGAAAAAACCTACGAATCCGCCACTCATCGATCGTTGGCTTCTGGCCTCCATTCAGAAGTTGACAGAGCAGGTATCAGACGCCTTTGAAACGTTCCAGTTCAACGTGGCTTTGGAAGCGATCAGAAACTTCACGTGGCATGCGCTGGCTGATGATTACTTGGAAGCGGTAAAGCATAGACTTCAAGCTGGAGGGAACTCGGCTGACTTCAAAGCAACTCAATATTGCTTGCAAGAGGCGCTTCTTACTATTTGCAAGCTCCTCGCACCCATATGCCCTCATATGTCAGAGGCGATTTACCATCAATTCCCATCAGGAATCGCCAAGAGTATACACCAAGAACACTGGCCGGAGCGCGACAGACCCATCGACGACACATCGATTCACAACGGCGCACTCCTCTTAAACGTCATCGCTCAGCTTCGTCGCGAAAAGTCCTCAAAGGGTCTCTCATTAGGTTCGAATATCAAAAAAATCGTCGTAAGAACCGACGCGGAGAACCTGCACCTTCTGAAAGAGAACGAGGAAACCATTCTCAAAACGCTCAAAGCTGATTCAATCGAACTCGAACGCTCGCCCACAAACCCAAGCCAGGGAAGAGAGCAGACCCCTGGATTCAGGGTTGAACTTATTGTATAGTCGAGTCTTTTCTTCTTGGAAGACCAGTGGCTATGGAACACTCCCGCTCAGAACTGTCCAGTTGCAGCCTCATTGTTCCTCTGACCGAGGGAGGAACGAATCGTTGAATTGGCGCGACTGGTTTGCTCGTTTACGTCTTAGAGTCAATGACCGATAGAGTCTCTCGTCCGTTCGTCTGCGAAGAGTTGGACCCTTCCACAATTCTGGCAAACGAAGGCATCGAGGTGTAAAACGCCCTCTCCCAGCTCGGCCCAGTTCCCAAATAGGAGATGCGCGGCCCCACTCGTTCCTCCCGTCCGGAACGGAATGTCTCCCATATCGGTCATACCGACATTGCAAGAGGAACATTTTACGAGAAAGCTGGTTTGAGCTGAAGATTCCGACAATTTTTACCGCTTAAGATTGCATCCGTTGAGAAGCTTAAGCTTTGCTCGGCCGTTATCATCACGGTCGGCCATGAGGCGACCGGTTGCTCAATGCTGGAAACGCTCTGGTTACTCGAGAAGCCGTCGAATCGCTGAGAAGCGTTCCCAGACGATGACCATTGCCTTGAAGGCTTCGCTAAGGCCAAACGCTTCGGCTCAATCGTTCAGTCCATAGTTTTCATACAAGAAGTCAAGTCTTATATCATGACAGGAGTAAAATCTTCCGCGAAGGCGTCAGTTGGACCAACAGGTCAGATTGAGAATGGTTTCCTTGCAAGTTCTCGATTGCAGCAATCCTTTTCATGTTGACCGCAAAACGGTTTAGACTCCTTAGCAAACACAAAGGATGGCAAGAAAAATGGGAGAAGAGAGACCGAGAAGAAGTTACGGCAGAAAAGGCGGCTACCCTAGAAGCGGCGGAGGAAGTAGTGGAGGAGGTTACGGCAGAGGCGGAGGGGGCGGAAGCTACGGCCGCGGCGGGGGAGGCGGCGGTCGAGGATACGATCGTGGTTACGATCGCGGGCAGGACCGGAACCGCGGACCGGCACCAGTAGAAGAAGGCCAAGAGGTCGACG from Candidatus Bathyarchaeia archaeon encodes the following:
- a CDS encoding adenylate kinase family protein; the protein is MANIILITGTPGVGKTALAKNLSRRLGFKLVEPSYLVKKERLYTRHDRTRRTYVIDERKLRKRLEALSRSSERMVVPTHMVGGFLPKNSVKIALVLRLDPVVLYKRLRARGWTKRKAWENTEAEILDASLQQSRSLLGIRKVFEIDTTGKSAQAIYRETRRALSRGSNGKSGIVNWLARYDPIELERTL
- the thsB gene encoding thermosome subunit beta, which translates into the protein MSYLANQQVLILKEGSARNRGKDAQRSNISAARIVSEVVKTTLGPRGMDKMLVDSLGDVTVTSDGATVLDELDVQHPAAKMLVEIAKTQDDEVGDGTTSVVVLAGELLKRAEFLLDQGLHPTVINAGFKKAGDKAREILNEIGKTVDLKDTETLRKIAVTAMRGKSLGGATEHFANIAVDAVNHVIEKRGDGFTADIENIQLVKKEGKSLLDTELIKGVIVDKEVVHPGMPKRIEKAKIALLDTPLEIEKTEFSAEIKISNPQQMQSFLDEETKLMKDMVEKIKKSGANVVLCQKGIDEVAQSFMAKNGILAARRIKKSDIEKLSRATGARIITNLEDIRSADLGLAGLVEERKIGDDKMVFIEGAKDPKSVSILIRAGLERLVDEAERALKDALSVVIDVVKKNKIVAGGGAVEVELAKRIRDLAPKIGGREQLAVEAFADSLESIPRTLSDNAGLEQIDILVALRAAHENKGLWSGINVHTGQVSDMWKEGVLEPVKVKEHAIGSAVEVASMILRIDDVIAAAKPPPPPKGGPPPE
- a CDS encoding histone family protein, which produces MGESEISTAAVHRLIKRGGAGRIGDDAAEELRKVVEEFAIRVGKEALELATHAGRKTVRSEDIRLAVKRIQKE
- a CDS encoding 30S ribosomal protein S17e, producing the protein MGKVRIAAVKKVSRELVARYPDKFSKNYEENKVALSTLVDARTKRLRNRIVGYVTRLKIVEAKRAAAPGEIGPEGTDDQA
- a CDS encoding ParB N-terminal domain-containing protein yields the protein MEAPSSLKGYSIAGARIPILIALMKASNLKPHEETVPEDLKRLVNALEENPVLRHPIIADRRTGIVLDGTHRLAAIKQLECNFIPSALVDYGDPQIAIERWFRLFSGSNVAKLENDLRRLNHREASREECEDGLSKRRWYATVERPLSRLAFPIRSPDPYEMVRDSHSIEITAREHDVGIAYQDKKNTETGGPGSLIMSTIRIEKKEVVETVEKGKLFPPKSTRHLVPSRPLGGGVPIDWLQVSDFSEAQSRYQKYIRSRKVKRLPEGSRVGSRRYLEEVFLFE
- a CDS encoding MoaD/ThiS family protein, translated to MNETLNVPADAIPVKLIGVLGSAAGNREIKLPTSNTLTVQELISTLLKGVDNNSFRELLVDAGTEDPRPNVIILLNDQDCNVFEGLKTQIEPGTRVTIIPVAHGG
- the ychF gene encoding YchF-related putative GTPase; protein product: MIRIGIIGKTNTGKTTFFNAATSSTAEVSTYPFTTKKPNTALGQVQTLCVCRELGLKDRPRNSKCVDGWRFIPVEVLDLPGLIKGAWKGKGLGTQFLNVVAQADALLHVVDASGSIDSDGKIARAGMGNPILDVYDIEEELVLWFKVSVDRSMQRLRKRPLKTGAYDKAFAKELAGIGVKLEHVTAALEAANLSTRHPKDWKEEDSRKFSERLRAVSKPTLIIANKMDLAYSEKNLEKLREEFSSQLVIPASSEAELALKRAQEKGLIEYVPGEETFMVLDESRISKDQAWALAYVQQKVMTKLMRTGVEFALNSAVFKLLGMNAVYPVEDPKTFADKKGNVLPDVFLVPREYTPKDLANEIHSELAEKMLYAIDTRDGLRLPNEYLLRDRDVISIVTAAHKK
- a CDS encoding methionine adenosyltransferase → MGLVISELKQTPVGEQELEIVERKGLGHPDHICDAVMNEVSVSLSREYIKRYGIVMHHNIDKALLAAGAVSRNFGGGEVKRPMLMVFGDRATYEVDGDPIPIDEIAVSTAKKWFKKNLRFVDPDRHVRYQVELARGSEALRDIFSRKGKFYGANDTSAAVGYAPLTDTERIVLHTERYINSPSFKKEFPETGEDVKIMGSREGKDLNLTIAMAFVDRLIENENQYFQRKAEVVEDVTRFVKSRVKFDGVNVDINTLDKRGRGMGGIYLTVLGTSADDGDGGQVGRGNRVNGVIPLNRPTCSEAAAGKNPVSHVGKIYNLLTYEIAQHVHQKVPGVREVYVWLLSQIGKPINEPKVAGVELILDKGVELKGVSKAASEIAKSDLNNINDFTKRLTEGKIPVC
- a CDS encoding valine--tRNA ligase, whose product is MSRSDHKESEHSSENQSRSSPEFALGKNYEPAVEETKWQEYWRQNDIYHFDAHEKSLKTFSIDTPPPYPSGDFHVGNALNWCYIDFVARYKRMKGFNVHFPQGWDCHGLPTEVRVEQTFKVRKNDLPPEQFIEMCRKLTGEYITKMKQSMNRLGISSDWSLEYRTMDPAYYKLTQLSFLQLYKSNHLYRGEHPVNWCPRDETAIAEAEVVYHERKGILYFMKFGSSNDNVEIASTRPELLAACVGIAVNPKDERYKAIVGKNMTVPIFGQKARVIADDEVDSQYGTGAVMICTFGDKTDVRWQKKYHLPVIKALTESGRLSVDDPRFKGLKTEEARKKIVAELRAQGLINKTETTQQNIGTCWRCQTPVEIIARPQWFMKTRDMTRNVVEWAGKLDWIPPFAKQRLIDWAESLDWDWVISRQRIFATPIPIWYCTKCHTSILPDESKLPVDPRKDKPPQEKCSNCGSQELIGETDVLDTWMDSSITAPVHAGWPNDSDLFARLFPADLQPNGLDIVRTWDYYLLVRNLALFRTAPYKTLLINGMVKGTDGRMMHKSYGNYVEADEAIRKVGADALRQWAAAGGSTGYDIPFRWNELEYGKKFLTKLWNVARFVLTNRTESLSLKKPTNPPLIDRWLLASIQKLTEQVSDAFETFQFNVALEAIRNFTWHALADDYLEAVKHRLQAGGNSADFKATQYCLQEALLTICKLLAPICPHMSEAIYHQFPSGIAKSIHQEHWPERDRPIDDTSIHNGALLLNVIAQLRREKSSKGLSLGSNIKKIVVRTDAENLHLLKENEETILKTLKADSIELERSPTNPSQGREQTPGFRVELIV